The Anastrepha ludens isolate Willacy chromosome 2, idAnaLude1.1, whole genome shotgun sequence DNA window GCTTTGTGTGCGCAAACTCATCGACTTGGGTTTCTGTCACATCCGCTATGCCCAGAGTTTCATCGATTTCCTCAACAAGGTTTGAAGCGCGACCACTCGCATGCACATCTTGTTTCTTTGATTCTATGgatatacatataaaacaaaagagaaagttGAGAAGTTAagaattttctgaatttttgttttacttctgTTTTATAAGCAACTCACTTTTGCTTTTCTTCAGCGTGAAGCTCAACTTATTATCACGGCTCGGCACTATTTTTACCATAATCCCCGGCAGGAAATGCAGTTTGATGTCGCGATGCTTGAAGAATCGTTGAAATTTCGTAACCAAATACTGATTCAGCTTCTCATCCGACATATCAGAGTATTTGTTATTTACCAGACTGCCCACACTGTCCTCCGAGTCGAAAAATTGATCGAGAAAATCGCGTGTCAAGTTGCCTGTGCGGCTGAAACTCTTTCGTTCCTCCATTTTCTGCAGCACAAACAATTTCGTGCAACGCAAAATGCTAAAGTCGCGTAAGCATTCGTAGACGCGCATTGGTAGAGACGCCTGAAAGTATGGCACGCTTTTAACCAGGTTTCTAGTGTGGCGTGCAGCCGAAGCGGTGGCTGCAGCGTCGTCGTTGCTGCTGCTATTATTAAACGCTTCGCTATGCTCGTCGCTTGGCGGCGTGGGCGCGCTATCATTCAAACGCTCTTGATTGGTGGAAGCGATTAGCCCAACAACagtaataaaaaccaaaatgaggGAGTAGTAAGTTGGTTGAGAAATTTTGCACGCCATTTTTTAAAGCAATCGCCCAGATGCTcagaattgaatttatttttgctataaATAAGAAATGAGTGATAAGCAGAATCAACTACCGCTCGCTTTGCCGCGTTACAATTCTGTTGCACTTCTGTGCTCTTTTGTGCGCGATCAGCGACTGATGCGGTCAATTGTGCAGCGCGCCAGCAAACCCCAAATGTTGCAGCTCTTTGAAATTCATGATCGAGATTTCTAGCCGGAAATTCTAGACTTTCTTGTTGGTGGCGAAACTAAAACGGCATTCGACTCTGGCAAGAAAACTCACTGCTACTACAGCACTGaacatttgtgtgtatgtatctgCCATGCAATACCGTTTTAATGGGGTTCTTGGAAAGAATCTAGTCCAGCACATCTAACTGCCAATGCCAATGCCATTCTTCTGTGACGGCTATCCACCACAGTTTGTTTAGAAATTCAACTTTTAGTTCATCGATTTGTGTTGGTGCTGTTTTCACTTAATTGATACAttccaacatacaaacaaaccgGCGTATTAACATACTAACAAAAGCAATTAGAATGGCAGGAAAATGTATttgtataacaacaacaaaaaataaacacctGATTATTATTTTGCGTAAAAGTTGTCTTAAGTAGCACGCATTTATTGGTAAACAAACATTTGCACGAGTACGAGTATATGGAAATTACCGTTAGCATCTCCATTATGTGTAGAGTTCTTTGATGAGAACAGTAATTGATGATGCAAATGGATGTATGTTTGtacgtttatatgtatgtatgtatgttttatgtGTCCGTTAATCTTCATTACCTATCAATTGAGATCAATTCAAAtccaaatacagtgcactcgcggtaactcgaatagccgctaagtcgaacgacgtgctaactcgaacacatttttttccctattgactagtttgtaactcgaacaatattaaagcgctataactcgaacaaaaaaacaaatttatttgtacacacattcttttcaaacatgtacattttgtacatacatacatatgtaatagtatatgtatataaattatatgtatactagtgtattgtccatatgaatatttcgacgttaatatcccgttagttttctgggaacaacatcttgcattgaccaaattgctttaaatttgtcatttgtagtgtatcagtgcatgtgagtaatggatcgtaaaaggttgaagtgtttaacattaaaagagagggctgaagtccttaacaaaattaaacgtggatgtagtgttacttctctagcgaaggaatatggggtagccaagtccaccataagtcttataaaaaggaaagacaaggtaattttaaaagcagtaaacaacacgtttttgggtcctgggaagaggagaactttaaaagcttctgagtttcctaaaatgaaagccgctttatacaaatggtttctgtgccaaagaaaaaagaattacccaataagtggactcatcttgaaagaacataacatgaaaaacataatttacaggtcgaatttacgctttatgatgttaacaaatggaatgatggtgccgaatttaccgacacagaagtaataattgaaactagtgattctgagtctgagtttaacaacacaactgagacatgtgagcggatatcatctgaggaggcagttagctctatcaataaggtaattcagtgggccacaactgaacaagtaagccccgcaaaggttaacactcttcaattgctgcgtgaaaaagtcatattcaacattgctgcaggcaagaaaagacaaacacacattacaactttcttttcggcctaacttttctgttaaagctgactttttttgtgtaattgacacaaagactgccaaatatttgatgaaaaatattgaaacgaattaattattttaaacatattcatgttcatatccatatgtaaataaataaataaatttaattgaaaaaaatcgatatcgatgactgtttttttaacatagcacactcaattgataagtcgaacaaattcgataaatcgaacagcgcctgttttaattagttcgagttatcgcgagtgcactgtagttTGTATCATCTCATTTTATATTCTCTTCTGTTGCATTTAAAATAGCTTTTTGCTTCAGTTGAGAAAAAACTGCAAGTGGTAATAGCTTTttgcactaaaataaaatttgtaatgatGTAACTGGTGTACCTAATGTGGCAACGACATGCTGACGTAATAAGGCATGTGGAcccttgaattattttgaattttagttttggtttaaattcagtttttgggcttaaaaaattgttgctcaatatacatgcatacataccatacatatgtacatatacatacatacatacatatgttacagACTTTCCGTTTTgacttattttttgtgtttaaggGGTatcggtggtctagagctcgaaaatttaaggtatttccagaaattttttttacaatgaaatttctttttgttttttgcttcctTTATTAATTACATCTGCCGTATGACACTAAGTAATTCTTTCTACAGCTTAGATTTCATAACATTAATCATTAACAATATCACATTTTggttaagtttttgtgtgagcttgcaagtgtatgtacatagctttaaattattctagttatcagctgagttggggttggtcgtttgagccgcctggagtttgccctttctgctgatgggAGTTGTCACATGCCAGTATTCGTATTGTTGATTAAACGGACAATATAATTTGTGCAGCTTGATTTCTGCTACTGTATCGATGTTgcggtcgcgatgaatatcttcattgggaaaaacaaaaaatcattttttttttaatttctggacCACCGAGTCGCCTTAAGTTGTCGAGTGGGTTCGTACGTAATTATCacgtataatatgtatgtatgtatatacgactAAGTTTCTTAAGATCAACTTGCGTGGTTGCATTCAGTGATGCCATCGCCATGTAAAAAATGTAGAGCAATTCGAACGAGGTTTTTCTGTTAAGCCTCTTATGATGACGGTCTTCTCTCATTAGACATGATGCCAAAATTTGGGTGCAAGAATAATCTTTAAATTATAGCAGgtttctttgtttgctttaaCCGTCGGTATTTTGAAACCCCTGTAGATTCGGGCATTGGAGACATACGGGCAATTTACTATCATCCTGCATACTTTAAACTGAAATATCTGTAGTATTTCGACATTTGAGTTATGTAGCTGCAGTATCCCATAGTCCAAATGGGTTTGAGAATGGGCTTACATAAGGTAATTTTATTATGTAGCGACAATTGGGATTTTGTAGTAGAGAGAAGTAGGTTTTAAACCTAAAGCTTTTCTTTTGGTAAGGATTTGAGTGTTTCAAGTGAGTTTTGAGTCCATATGAAAACATAAATACTTAGTTTCGTTGGATTGTGGGATTTCGATGTCATTAAGTTTTACAGGAGAACAATGTTCAGGTCTGGTTGTAAATGAACCGATTTAGTCTCATTCGCTTTAATTCGCCATTTTTGTGGCCATGGGGTAATGTCATCGAGAGACTGTTCAAAATTTGAGAGAAGCTTTGTACGCGACTTTATGTAGAGCTAGGGCAGCTATACCATCGGCAAATGTTCCGATTAGGGCACCTGAAGAGGCATTCATGCGGAAATAACAGGTAT harbors:
- the LOC128858588 gene encoding uncharacterized protein LOC128858588 codes for the protein MACKISQPTYYSLILVFITVVGLIASTNQERLNDSAPTPPSDEHSEAFNNSSSNDDAAATASAARHTRNLVKSVPYFQASLPMRVYECLRDFSILRCTKLFVLQKMEERKSFSRTGNLTRDFLDQFFDSEDSVGSLVNNKYSDMSDEKLNQYLVTKFQRFFKHRDIKLHFLPGIMVKIVPSRDNKLSFTLKKSKKSKKQDVHASGRASNLVEEIDETLGIADVTETQVDEFAHTKQGEAGLGGAGNAVGGGGIRRKNKKNSSFSSYKSTILQMAVPVMVMPAILMGTVLPFLLPMLKMATIMSMVLNNSAFIAALIYAARTHANAQEEQHISYPPQGYF